A window from Vulcanimicrobium alpinum encodes these proteins:
- a CDS encoding GGDEF domain-containing protein, translating to MAPLASHLVGYLSMFLQLGILAMLAGLAAVVRASLGRRMFDGWTVGLLSTAAGMGVLAATALLYDLPALGRAPMATMLVAALEDAGVLYFIAAIRHERRRRLLNTAPVAAFALAIVGTAVATLLLPTFIAAYRVHTALLAMLFAFAAFESMRGEIRGLGAGLLTVALSALAIDYLHLPLLALAGVQFAPSYPGLESYLTVALDIVLGVAIVVQATDAARGELEERNAALARAERLTRDAVYVDPLCRVANRAAFMDRIAQPPPYGAVAMIDLDGLKRINDRLGHAAGDAALTTAARALRNGCGECGTIYRIGGDEFAGVWIGLSAETVDTLIEAIAREMGGTVHDPAPVRLSWGVASFGPQRPFNGAIVAADAQLYDRRAARAEHYAERRRPGIETKATPAARTQTITDAPITARNPAR from the coding sequence ATGGCACCGCTCGCCAGCCACCTCGTCGGGTATCTTTCGATGTTCCTCCAGCTGGGCATCCTGGCCATGCTGGCCGGGCTCGCCGCGGTGGTGCGCGCGTCGCTGGGCCGCCGCATGTTCGACGGGTGGACGGTCGGATTGCTCTCTACCGCCGCCGGGATGGGCGTTCTCGCGGCGACGGCGCTCCTGTACGATCTCCCGGCCCTCGGGCGCGCGCCGATGGCGACGATGCTGGTTGCCGCCCTCGAAGACGCCGGCGTCCTGTATTTCATCGCGGCGATCCGGCACGAGCGCCGGCGCCGTCTGCTGAACACGGCACCCGTTGCGGCGTTTGCGCTCGCGATCGTCGGCACCGCGGTCGCGACGCTGCTGCTGCCGACGTTCATCGCGGCGTACCGCGTGCACACCGCGCTGCTCGCCATGCTCTTCGCCTTCGCCGCGTTCGAGAGCATGCGCGGCGAAATCCGCGGCCTCGGCGCCGGACTGCTGACCGTAGCGCTCAGCGCCCTCGCGATCGACTACCTGCACCTTCCGCTGCTCGCGCTCGCCGGCGTGCAGTTCGCGCCTTCGTATCCCGGACTCGAAAGTTACCTGACCGTCGCGCTCGACATCGTGCTCGGCGTCGCGATCGTCGTTCAGGCGACCGACGCGGCGCGGGGCGAACTCGAAGAACGCAACGCCGCGCTCGCGCGCGCCGAGCGGCTGACCCGCGACGCCGTCTACGTCGATCCGCTCTGCCGCGTGGCGAACCGCGCCGCTTTCATGGACCGCATCGCGCAGCCGCCGCCGTACGGCGCGGTCGCGATGATCGATCTCGACGGGCTCAAGCGGATCAACGATCGTTTGGGCCACGCCGCCGGCGATGCCGCGCTGACGACCGCCGCGCGCGCGCTGCGCAACGGTTGCGGCGAGTGCGGCACGATCTATCGGATCGGCGGCGACGAGTTCGCCGGCGTGTGGATCGGGCTGAGCGCGGAGACCGTCGATACCCTGATCGAGGCGATCGCGCGCGAGATGGGCGGGACGGTGCACGATCCGGCGCCGGTGCGGCTGTCGTGGGGCGTCGCGTCGTTCGGACCGCAGCGTCCCTTCAACGGTGCGATCGTCGCCGCCGACGCGCAGCTCTACGACCGCCGCGCCGCGCGCGCGGAACACTACGCCGAACGCAGACGCCCCGGAATCGAGACCAAAGCGACGCCGGCGGCGAGAACGCAGACGATCACCGACGCCCCCATCACGGCGCGAAACCCCGCCAGGTAA
- a CDS encoding MFS transporter gives MRSTGVGRFGTRTGGAVFFFLAALAMAILRGGQGRATIIPDHRRVAKTWVLIAAIVGSAMSFIDGTAVNVALPILQKDFGADGGAVQWVVEGYSLFLSSLILLGGSLGDLYGRKRCFLIGVGIFAFASLGCAFAPSIDVLIVARCLQGVGGALMMPESLALISATFTGAERGRAIGTWSAFASITGAAGPIIGGYLAQHASWRWVFLLNLPLAVVVFAVSWRGYAESRDEEMVRRLDVAGAVLATIALGLLTFGLIHSEGAAPDALAWSALVASVVLGAAFVVVERRSPAPMLPLRLFRSKTFSGANVYTLLLYAAIGGSLYFLPFVLIDVHGYAPSAAGAALLPFILLQFFLARWSGGLIARFGARLPLLAGALIAALGFAAFALPGLDGSYWTTFFPAAVLLGIGGVFFVAPLTTTVFDAVDTAESGVASGVNNAVARTAGLLAIALFGFILAGVFVNGMGARVAREHLSPATQRVVHDQIGKLYGGSVPRDVPARDRDAVARAVREGYLAGFRAVMGASVIVCVLAAGVALVSIPGRLRSA, from the coding sequence ATGCGCTCCACCGGCGTCGGCCGCTTCGGCACGCGCACCGGCGGCGCGGTCTTCTTTTTCTTGGCGGCTTTGGCGATGGCGATTCTCCGCGGCGGGCAGGGGCGCGCGACCATCATACCCGATCACCGTCGGGTGGCGAAGACGTGGGTGCTGATCGCGGCGATCGTCGGCTCGGCGATGAGCTTCATCGACGGGACGGCCGTCAACGTGGCCCTGCCGATCCTGCAGAAAGACTTCGGCGCCGACGGCGGCGCCGTGCAATGGGTCGTCGAGGGCTACTCGCTCTTTCTCTCGTCGCTGATCCTGCTGGGCGGATCGCTCGGCGATCTCTACGGGCGCAAACGCTGCTTTCTCATCGGCGTCGGGATCTTCGCGTTCGCATCGCTCGGCTGCGCGTTCGCGCCGTCGATCGACGTGCTGATCGTGGCGCGCTGTCTGCAAGGCGTGGGCGGCGCGCTCATGATGCCGGAGTCGCTGGCGCTGATCAGCGCGACGTTCACCGGCGCCGAGCGCGGCAGAGCGATCGGAACGTGGTCGGCGTTCGCATCGATCACCGGTGCGGCGGGTCCGATCATCGGCGGTTATCTCGCGCAGCACGCGTCGTGGCGGTGGGTGTTCCTCTTGAACCTGCCGCTCGCGGTCGTGGTGTTCGCCGTGTCGTGGCGCGGCTATGCCGAGAGCCGCGATGAGGAGATGGTGCGGCGCCTCGACGTCGCGGGTGCGGTGCTCGCGACGATCGCGCTCGGTTTGCTGACGTTCGGGCTCATCCACTCCGAGGGCGCTGCGCCGGACGCGCTCGCGTGGAGCGCGCTCGTCGCGAGCGTCGTGCTCGGCGCCGCCTTCGTCGTCGTCGAACGGCGCTCGCCGGCACCGATGCTCCCGCTGCGGCTCTTCCGTTCGAAGACGTTCAGCGGCGCGAACGTCTACACGCTGCTGCTCTACGCCGCGATCGGCGGGAGCCTGTACTTCCTTCCGTTCGTGCTCATCGACGTGCACGGTTACGCGCCGAGCGCCGCCGGCGCAGCGCTGCTGCCGTTCATCCTCCTGCAGTTCTTCCTGGCGCGCTGGTCCGGCGGTCTGATCGCGCGGTTCGGCGCGCGGCTTCCGCTGCTCGCCGGCGCGCTCATCGCGGCGCTCGGCTTCGCGGCGTTCGCGCTTCCCGGCTTGGACGGCTCGTACTGGACGACGTTCTTCCCCGCGGCGGTGCTGCTGGGGATCGGCGGCGTGTTCTTCGTCGCACCGCTGACGACGACGGTCTTCGACGCCGTCGACACCGCCGAGAGCGGCGTCGCGTCGGGCGTGAACAACGCCGTCGCGCGCACCGCCGGCCTGCTCGCGATCGCGCTCTTCGGGTTCATTCTGGCGGGCGTCTTCGTCAACGGGATGGGGGCGCGCGTCGCGCGCGAGCACCTCAGCCCGGCGACGCAGCGCGTCGTGCACGACCAGATCGGCAAACTCTACGGCGGCAGCGTGCCGCGCGATGTTCCGGCGCGCGATCGCGACGCCGTCGCGCGGGCCGTGCGCGAAGGTTACCTGGCGGGGTTTCGCGCCGTGATGGGGGCGTCGGTGATCGTCTGCGTTCTCGCCGCCGGCGTCGCTTTGGTCTCGATTCCGGGGCGTCTGCGTTCGGCGTAG
- a CDS encoding DNA-3-methyladenine glycosylase I: protein MERIPRVIEDPTLDDHLAVMTRAVMQAGLSWAFIDANWDAYAAAFDRFAVDAVAAYGEAEVARIMETENVIHSRAKIEGTIKNARALIEIANAFGSVRAYQESFAGYDDARKDAKKRFAFMGDLNVYYWRFRTGAAVPDLEEWMKGQERDHPRMREMVANAKAPR from the coding sequence GTGGAGCGCATCCCCCGCGTCATCGAAGACCCGACGCTCGACGATCACCTCGCGGTGATGACGCGCGCCGTGATGCAGGCCGGGCTCTCGTGGGCGTTCATCGACGCGAATTGGGATGCCTACGCGGCCGCATTCGACCGCTTCGCGGTCGACGCGGTCGCTGCGTACGGCGAGGCCGAGGTCGCGCGCATCATGGAGACGGAGAACGTGATCCATTCGCGCGCGAAGATCGAGGGGACGATCAAGAACGCGCGCGCGCTCATCGAGATCGCGAACGCGTTCGGCTCGGTTCGAGCCTACCAGGAATCGTTCGCCGGCTACGACGACGCGCGCAAGGACGCGAAGAAACGCTTCGCGTTCATGGGCGACTTGAATGTCTACTACTGGCGCTTCCGCACCGGGGCTGCCGTCCCCGATCTCGAGGAGTGGATGAAAGGACAGGAACGCGACCATCCGCGGATGCGCGAGATGGTCGCGAACGCGAAAGCGCCGCGCTGA
- a CDS encoding sensor histidine kinase, whose translation MFASFSRRLTSWYVVAAVTFVVVILSALALAALYAYVHLVQGNIDADAREAEAFSARAVMRRETFVAAAKEFEGRMNRPGVRMVAFMGPPRPGDRDGREYTRPMLLKPGPAPTHHAVPRPPSARANDGPPPFDGPPTLVVNGIVLRGDPRHQAFDGSRIGFALETAFGGRLRRVDFVGGALSLVPDVNATFAVATWLLLAIAGVAALVGLLAWFGGRYITTQVLQPLVEVTHALQRFAARDFTPQPVTVAGKSEFDAIALAYNAAAAQVAAAFAERQAAETQMRQFVADAGHELRTPLTIVLGYIDLLRRKADDGDERSRRIFAAVAAEGARMRVLIDNLVLLARMEGDDARPAEPFDLRPLIDEIVDARRILAPSLQIDVDLSVDAQVIGNRDEIHEAIANIVDNAIKYAPDAPLRIAADASAGGVDVTIADRGPGIQPGDQAAIFDRFYRGATRGDVEGSGLGLAIAKRAVERAGGTLVLQSSTADGTAFVLHLRADQVRRRETRIARA comes from the coding sequence GTGTTCGCGTCGTTCTCGCGCCGGCTGACTTCGTGGTATGTCGTCGCGGCGGTCACCTTCGTCGTGGTCATCCTGAGCGCGCTGGCGCTGGCGGCGCTGTACGCGTACGTGCACCTGGTGCAGGGCAACATCGACGCCGACGCGCGTGAAGCGGAAGCGTTTTCCGCGCGCGCGGTGATGCGCCGCGAAACGTTCGTCGCCGCGGCCAAAGAATTCGAAGGGCGGATGAATCGACCGGGCGTGCGGATGGTGGCGTTCATGGGGCCGCCGCGGCCGGGCGATCGCGACGGCCGCGAGTACACGCGGCCGATGCTGCTCAAGCCCGGGCCCGCGCCGACGCATCACGCCGTTCCGCGGCCGCCGTCCGCGCGTGCGAACGACGGCCCGCCGCCGTTCGACGGGCCGCCGACGCTCGTCGTCAACGGCATCGTGCTGCGCGGAGATCCGCGCCATCAGGCGTTCGACGGCAGCCGGATCGGATTCGCGCTTGAAACGGCATTCGGCGGCCGCCTGCGCCGCGTCGACTTCGTCGGCGGGGCGCTCAGCCTCGTCCCCGACGTGAACGCGACGTTTGCCGTCGCGACGTGGCTGCTGCTCGCGATCGCGGGCGTCGCGGCGCTCGTCGGGCTCCTGGCGTGGTTCGGCGGCCGCTACATCACGACGCAGGTGCTGCAACCGCTCGTCGAAGTGACGCACGCGTTGCAGCGCTTCGCCGCGCGCGACTTCACGCCGCAGCCGGTCACCGTCGCGGGGAAAAGCGAGTTCGACGCGATCGCGCTGGCCTACAATGCCGCGGCCGCGCAGGTCGCGGCGGCGTTCGCCGAGCGGCAGGCGGCGGAGACGCAGATGCGTCAGTTCGTCGCCGACGCCGGCCACGAGCTGCGCACGCCGCTCACCATCGTGCTCGGGTACATCGATCTTCTGCGCCGCAAGGCCGACGACGGCGACGAACGGTCGCGGCGCATCTTCGCGGCGGTCGCGGCCGAGGGCGCTCGCATGCGCGTGCTCATCGACAACCTCGTGCTGCTGGCGCGGATGGAGGGCGACGACGCGCGTCCGGCCGAGCCGTTCGACCTGCGGCCGCTGATCGACGAGATCGTCGACGCACGGCGGATCCTCGCGCCGTCGCTGCAGATCGACGTCGACCTCTCGGTCGACGCGCAGGTGATCGGCAATCGCGACGAGATCCACGAAGCGATCGCGAACATCGTCGATAACGCGATCAAGTACGCGCCCGACGCGCCGCTGCGCATCGCAGCGGACGCCTCCGCGGGCGGCGTCGACGTGACGATCGCGGATCGCGGTCCTGGGATCCAACCCGGCGATCAAGCGGCGATCTTCGACCGCTTCTACCGCGGCGCGACGCGCGGCGACGTCGAGGGCTCGGGACTCGGCCTCGCGATCGCAAAGCGTGCGGTCGAGCGTGCAGGCGGCACCCTTGTCCTCCAGTCGAGTACCGCGGACGGAACGGCGTTCGTCCTGCACTTGCGCGCCGACCAGGTGCGCCGGCGCGAGACGCGCATCGCGCGCGCTTAG
- a CDS encoding response regulator transcription factor — MAAAPKVVVIDDERHLRELLELGLNEDGFEVRSAPDGRAGLQLVRDWRPDAIVLDVMLPFVDGLALLPMLRRVTEAPILMLSAKADTDDRITGLRRGADDYISKPFEMSELVARLHSALRRPRLEQPSIVAYADLSIDLDRREVKRGEQRIELSAREYALLLTFVRNPERVFTRDQLLDLVWGTDRDVGPGAVETYVSYLRAKIDAGFDPKLIRTIRGAGYALREH; from the coding sequence ATGGCTGCCGCACCGAAGGTCGTCGTGATCGACGACGAGCGACACCTGCGCGAACTGCTCGAACTCGGTCTCAACGAAGACGGCTTCGAGGTGCGCAGCGCCCCCGACGGCCGCGCCGGGCTGCAGCTCGTGCGCGACTGGCGTCCCGATGCGATCGTGCTCGACGTGATGCTGCCGTTCGTCGACGGGCTCGCGCTGCTGCCGATGCTGCGCCGCGTCACCGAGGCGCCGATCCTGATGCTCTCGGCGAAGGCCGACACCGACGACCGCATCACCGGACTGCGGCGCGGCGCCGACGACTACATCTCCAAACCGTTCGAGATGTCGGAGCTGGTGGCGCGTCTGCACTCCGCGCTGCGCCGGCCGCGGCTCGAACAGCCCTCGATCGTCGCCTACGCCGACCTCTCGATCGACCTCGACCGCCGCGAAGTCAAACGCGGCGAGCAGCGGATCGAACTCTCGGCGCGCGAGTACGCGCTGCTGCTCACCTTCGTGCGCAATCCGGAGCGCGTCTTCACCCGCGATCAGCTCCTCGATCTGGTGTGGGGAACCGATCGCGACGTCGGGCCGGGCGCGGTCGAGACGTACGTGTCGTACCTGCGCGCGAAGATCGACGCCGGCTTCGATCCCAAGCTGATCCGCACGATACGCGGCGCGGGCTACGCGCTGCGCGAACACTAG
- a CDS encoding TonB-dependent receptor, with protein MATRWSALSLACALLLGTVVPAAAQSSSDTGIIQITVKDAAAAQALADARVFLIGPTVASALTTKSGIVKYTDVPTGLYRVRVSKSGFAGVTSSQFEVLGNKQVDVDVDLGVQRTAQTAATASNASTNGGLQIIGSVRARVVVTTTDVDDTSAVRKISDSLTDALSSIAGVDVTQDSNDPNAPQTISLRGHDESQTAVTLDGIPLGAPGAATNLRAVNTDLFSGASASFGAQAGSLGGSVNFRTLQPTQTWQTKFAASDGTYDRYNYQIGETGSFGKLGIALLHTKRAGNSPLTFQDYLDQSGFDYAHGGESANIGDFVKLRYALTDRTTLMATALQNNQASSALCTQFVTPLPCGIGPGNGNSGKFQFAYGTVQSLIGDTALTVTGYVNNNTNLASDLNRYVPGGCTPQTQVGTTPVLCPTSSVNGSLARGIAASATLTRDKHTFTLSGSTYAGITTFTPLVLTGTSAQFVRPTTYGTASRQIQLSDQYKVNDKLTLGPNISYAGTSGAGSSLLAGFGAAWKPTSADSYNASLSVGSSQPANGLVRTLSDPLSARVNCYADTAIVNGPGDLPEHQSALSYDLSWTHAWTHGQFSLSAYRQTQSGQLVGAQVTADSLNLAPGYLGQVGGYFSNVCQTPGATPQVYVQEQIGGTTRVYQGVSATARIGIGPNVVLIPSYSTTGATVTAADPRYTGLDSTLVLNEQIPGRPLHTAGLTVDALYAPAQVELLANARYVGANNNQFIAPYTIVNAGVSHAFGIGRLTFFESNVFNTESGNFSTLQYAQPIALSGGGFLLQAARPNAPRSFTLSYSINTGARPGAGLSRGARGTATIAATANAEGGQPRGLGFGNLKFIPPPPGVDPLSLATSRPECTPDLQPQAQRVLSQLGAAATAYAAGKPVPDVEGLAITPHGDPKGTWYFGLGPKIPDSVLQAMRARAAANGGGGRGPGAPGGPGGPGPGGEEGPGGPAGFQQRVVVAPRTDQSPRPQFSPPPELVAALAPLRAAASCAYGTMLTPAEAKAKGYDVQVGVNVVGPRPSPSPGGSPAPGASPAPSGRRGFGSPLDYAPGMGIFVVRPPDLGAGGGSVKQ; from the coding sequence ATGGCGACCCGCTGGTCCGCGCTGTCGCTCGCCTGTGCGCTGCTCCTCGGCACCGTCGTGCCGGCCGCCGCGCAGAGTTCGAGCGACACCGGGATCATTCAAATCACCGTGAAAGACGCCGCCGCCGCGCAGGCGCTGGCCGACGCGCGCGTCTTCCTGATCGGGCCCACGGTCGCGAGCGCGCTCACCACCAAGAGCGGGATCGTCAAGTACACCGACGTGCCGACCGGGCTCTATCGCGTGCGCGTCTCGAAAAGCGGCTTCGCCGGCGTCACCTCGTCGCAATTCGAGGTGCTCGGCAACAAGCAGGTCGACGTCGACGTCGATCTCGGGGTTCAACGGACGGCGCAAACGGCGGCGACCGCGAGCAACGCAAGCACCAACGGCGGCCTGCAGATCATCGGCTCGGTGCGCGCGCGCGTCGTGGTGACGACGACCGACGTCGACGACACGAGCGCCGTGCGCAAGATCTCCGATTCGCTCACCGACGCGCTGTCGTCGATCGCCGGCGTCGACGTCACCCAGGACTCAAACGACCCGAACGCGCCGCAGACGATCTCCCTGCGCGGTCACGACGAGTCGCAGACCGCGGTGACGCTCGACGGGATCCCGCTCGGCGCGCCGGGCGCCGCGACCAACCTGCGCGCGGTGAACACCGACCTGTTCTCCGGCGCGAGCGCGAGTTTCGGGGCGCAGGCCGGCTCGCTCGGCGGTTCGGTCAACTTCCGCACTCTGCAGCCGACGCAGACGTGGCAGACGAAGTTCGCCGCATCCGACGGCACCTACGACCGCTACAACTATCAGATCGGCGAGACCGGTTCGTTCGGCAAGCTGGGGATCGCGCTCTTGCACACGAAGCGCGCCGGGAACAGCCCGCTGACGTTCCAGGACTATCTCGATCAGAGCGGATTCGACTACGCGCACGGCGGCGAGAGCGCGAACATCGGCGACTTCGTCAAACTGCGCTACGCGCTGACCGACCGCACGACGCTGATGGCGACGGCGCTGCAGAACAATCAGGCGAGTTCGGCGCTCTGCACGCAGTTCGTCACGCCGCTTCCCTGCGGGATCGGCCCCGGCAACGGCAATTCCGGAAAGTTCCAGTTCGCCTACGGAACGGTGCAGTCGCTGATCGGCGACACCGCGCTGACCGTCACCGGCTACGTCAACAACAACACGAACCTCGCGAGCGACCTCAACCGCTACGTCCCCGGCGGCTGCACGCCGCAGACGCAGGTCGGCACGACGCCGGTGCTGTGCCCGACCTCGTCGGTGAACGGTTCGCTGGCGCGCGGGATCGCGGCGAGCGCGACGCTCACCCGCGACAAGCACACCTTCACGCTTTCGGGATCGACATACGCCGGGATCACGACGTTCACGCCGCTGGTCCTCACCGGAACGAGCGCGCAGTTCGTGCGTCCGACGACGTACGGGACGGCGTCGCGGCAGATCCAGCTCAGCGATCAGTACAAGGTGAACGACAAGCTCACGCTCGGCCCGAACATCTCGTACGCCGGAACGAGCGGCGCGGGATCGTCGCTGCTCGCCGGATTCGGCGCGGCGTGGAAGCCGACGTCGGCCGACTCGTACAACGCCTCGCTCTCGGTCGGCAGTTCGCAGCCGGCCAACGGGCTCGTGCGCACGCTGAGCGATCCGCTCTCCGCGCGCGTGAACTGCTACGCCGACACCGCGATCGTCAACGGACCCGGCGACCTGCCCGAGCACCAGTCTGCGCTGAGTTACGATCTGAGCTGGACGCACGCGTGGACGCACGGCCAGTTCTCGCTGAGCGCGTACCGGCAGACGCAGAGCGGTCAGCTCGTCGGCGCGCAGGTGACCGCCGACAGCCTCAACCTCGCGCCGGGATATCTCGGGCAGGTGGGCGGCTATTTCAGCAACGTGTGTCAGACGCCGGGCGCGACGCCGCAGGTCTACGTGCAGGAGCAGATCGGCGGCACGACGCGCGTGTATCAAGGCGTGAGCGCGACCGCGCGCATCGGGATCGGTCCCAACGTCGTGCTGATCCCGTCGTACTCGACCACCGGCGCGACGGTCACCGCCGCCGATCCGCGCTACACCGGGCTCGACAGCACGCTCGTGCTCAACGAACAGATTCCCGGCCGTCCGCTGCACACCGCGGGGCTGACCGTCGACGCGCTCTACGCGCCGGCGCAGGTCGAACTGCTCGCGAACGCGCGCTACGTGGGCGCCAACAACAACCAGTTCATCGCACCCTACACGATCGTCAACGCGGGCGTCTCGCACGCGTTCGGGATCGGACGGCTGACGTTCTTCGAGTCGAACGTCTTCAACACCGAGAGCGGCAACTTCTCGACGCTGCAGTACGCGCAGCCGATCGCGCTGAGCGGCGGCGGGTTTCTGCTTCAGGCGGCGCGTCCGAACGCACCGCGTTCCTTCACGCTTTCGTACTCGATCAACACCGGTGCGCGGCCGGGCGCCGGTCTCTCGCGCGGCGCGCGCGGGACCGCGACGATCGCGGCGACGGCGAATGCCGAAGGGGGGCAGCCGCGCGGCCTGGGCTTCGGAAACCTCAAGTTCATCCCGCCGCCGCCGGGCGTCGACCCGCTGTCGCTCGCGACGTCGCGGCCGGAGTGCACGCCGGATCTCCAGCCGCAAGCTCAGCGCGTCCTCTCGCAGCTCGGCGCCGCGGCAACGGCGTATGCCGCCGGCAAGCCGGTCCCCGATGTCGAGGGACTCGCGATCACACCGCACGGCGATCCGAAGGGGACGTGGTACTTCGGACTGGGGCCGAAGATTCCAGATTCCGTTCTGCAGGCGATGCGGGCGCGCGCCGCCGCGAACGGCGGCGGCGGCCGCGGTCCCGGCGCACCGGGCGGCCCCGGCGGCCCCGGACCGGGCGGCGAGGAAGGCCCGGGCGGCCCCGCTGGTTTCCAGCAACGCGTCGTCGTCGCGCCGCGCACCGACCAGTCGCCGCGGCCGCAGTTCTCGCCGCCGCCGGAGCTGGTCGCCGCGCTCGCGCCGCTGCGCGCCGCCGCGTCCTGCGCGTACGGCACCATGCTGACGCCGGCCGAGGCGAAGGCGAAGGGTTACGACGTCCAGGTCGGCGTGAACGTCGTTGGACCGCGTCCGTCGCCGTCGCCGGGCGGCTCGCCGGCACCGGGCGCCTCGCCGGCGCCTAGCGGACGGCGCGGCTTCGGCAGCCCGCTCGACTATGCGCCGGGGATGGGGATCTTCGTGGTGCGGCCGCCCGACCTGGGCGCCGGCGGCGGCAGCGTCAAACAGTAG
- the recQ gene encoding DNA helicase RecQ has translation MTDMVEAATLREALERWFGFPSFRPSQEAIVRDVLDGRDVFALLPTGGGKSLCYQLPAVLTDGLTVVVSPLIALMKDQVDALDTAGIPATSLNSSLEYSDLRRRLDGLERGAYRLLYVAPERLTLPGFVDDLERWGIARVVVDEAHCISEWGHDFRPEYRRIAPLRDRFPDVPFCAFTATATARVRDDVVAQLGLRRPAVHVASFDRPNLTYRVMHGTRGIDELVRWLRTRPDDDAGIVYAGSRANTEKLADALSAAGIPAVAYHAGLDPALRSKRQEAFIRDDVRVVCATIAFGMGIDKSNVRFVVHYDVPRSLEGYYQETGRAGRDGLPAECAWFFAYGDVARAERFVDEKPESERPAARAQLERIVRYAYSNGCRRRELLGYFGEEYPLERCGACDNCLQPRASFDATVDAQKLLSCVYRIREAHGYGVGIAHVVDVLVGAKTEKIERWYHDRLSTYGIGKDRDRRAWRHLADELMRLGLLAQDAARHNVVTLTAAGRRALAERTAIEVREAVAAVAGGKARRAPAAVDEEYDREMFAVLRALRREIAEERDVPPYVVFSDAVLRAMAREHPRTPAQLRAISGVGEKKLADFGARFLAAIAESHVRD, from the coding sequence ATGACGGACATGGTCGAGGCGGCGACGTTGCGCGAGGCGCTCGAGCGATGGTTCGGGTTCCCGTCGTTCCGCCCGTCGCAGGAAGCGATCGTCCGCGACGTGCTCGACGGCCGTGACGTCTTCGCGCTCTTGCCGACCGGCGGCGGAAAGTCGCTCTGCTACCAGCTCCCCGCGGTCCTCACCGACGGCCTCACCGTCGTCGTCTCGCCGCTGATCGCGCTGATGAAAGACCAAGTCGACGCGCTCGACACCGCCGGGATCCCCGCGACGTCGCTCAACTCGTCGCTCGAGTATTCCGACTTGCGGCGCCGTCTCGACGGCCTCGAACGCGGCGCGTACCGTCTCCTCTACGTTGCGCCGGAGCGGCTTACGCTGCCGGGGTTCGTCGACGATCTCGAACGGTGGGGGATCGCGCGCGTTGTCGTCGACGAAGCGCACTGCATCAGCGAGTGGGGCCACGACTTCCGCCCCGAGTACCGCCGCATCGCGCCGTTGCGCGACCGGTTTCCCGACGTGCCGTTCTGCGCGTTCACCGCCACCGCGACGGCGCGCGTGCGCGACGACGTCGTCGCCCAGCTCGGCCTGCGCCGCCCGGCCGTGCACGTCGCCTCGTTCGACCGCCCCAATCTGACCTATCGCGTGATGCATGGGACGCGCGGGATCGACGAACTCGTGCGCTGGCTGCGCACGCGCCCTGACGACGACGCCGGGATCGTCTACGCCGGCAGCCGTGCGAACACCGAGAAACTCGCCGACGCGCTCAGCGCCGCCGGGATCCCGGCGGTCGCGTACCACGCCGGGCTCGATCCGGCGCTGCGCTCGAAACGTCAGGAGGCGTTCATCCGCGACGACGTGCGCGTCGTCTGCGCGACGATCGCGTTCGGGATGGGGATCGACAAATCGAACGTGCGCTTCGTGGTGCATTACGACGTCCCGCGCAGCCTCGAAGGCTACTATCAGGAGACCGGCCGCGCCGGCCGCGACGGTCTCCCGGCCGAGTGCGCGTGGTTCTTCGCCTACGGCGACGTCGCGCGCGCCGAACGCTTCGTCGACGAGAAGCCCGAGAGCGAACGCCCCGCGGCGCGCGCGCAGCTCGAGCGCATCGTCCGCTACGCGTACTCCAACGGCTGCCGCCGGCGCGAACTGCTTGGCTACTTCGGTGAGGAGTATCCACTCGAGCGCTGCGGCGCGTGCGACAATTGCCTGCAGCCGCGCGCGTCGTTCGACGCCACCGTCGACGCGCAAAAACTGCTCTCGTGCGTCTATCGCATCCGCGAAGCGCACGGCTACGGCGTCGGGATCGCGCACGTCGTCGACGTGCTGGTCGGCGCGAAGACCGAAAAGATCGAGCGCTGGTATCACGACCGCCTCTCGACGTACGGGATCGGGAAAGACCGCGACCGGCGCGCGTGGCGTCATCTCGCCGACGAATTGATGCGGCTGGGACTGCTGGCGCAGGACGCCGCGCGCCACAACGTCGTCACGCTGACCGCGGCGGGACGCCGCGCGCTCGCCGAGCGGACGGCGATCGAGGTGCGCGAGGCCGTCGCCGCGGTCGCCGGCGGCAAAGCGCGCCGGGCGCCGGCCGCGGTCGACGAGGAGTACGACCGGGAGATGTTCGCGGTGCTTCGCGCGCTGCGGCGCGAGATCGCCGAAGAACGCGACGTGCCGCCGTACGTCGTCTTCAGCGACGCGGTGCTGCGCGCGATGGCGCGCGAGCATCCGCGCACGCCCGCGCAGCTTCGCGCGATCAGCGGCGTGGGAGAGAAGAAGCTCGCGGACTTCGGCGCGCGCTTCCTCGCCGCGATCGCTGAGAGCCACGTGAGAGACTAA